The genomic region CGACCACCCGAAGATCAAGTCGATCAGCGCCCAGTTCGACAAGACCGCGCTCGACCCGCGATTCCGGTTCTTCGGCAACATCGCCGTCGGCGACCATGTGCAGGCCGCCGAGCTGGCCGAACGCTACGACGCGGTGATCTATGCAGTGGGCGCACAGAGCGACCGGTCGCTGGGCATCCCCGGTGAGGACCTCGACGGCAGCGTGGCGGCCGTCGACTTCGTCGGCTGGTACAACGCGCACCCGCACTTCGAGGAGATGGCACCCGACATCTCCAGCGGTCGCGCCGTCGTCGTGGGCAACGGCAACGTCGCGATCGACGTGGCCCGCATCCTCGTCACCGATCCCGACGTGCTGGCCACCACCGACATCGCCGACCACGCGTTGAAGTCGCTGCACGACCGCGGCGTGGAGGAAGTGCTCATCATCGGCAGGCGCGGTCCGCTGCAGGCGCCGTTCACCACGCTCGAGCTGCGCGAGCTCGGCGACCTCGAGGGGCTGGGCGAGGTGGACGTCATCGTCGATCGGGCCGACTTGGCCGACATCACCGACGAGGACCTCGAGGCCGCGGGCAAGACCGTCCGCAACAACATCAAGGTCCTGCGGGGCTACGCCGAGCGCGAGGTCAAAGGCGCCAAGCGGCGCATCGTGTTCCGCTTCCGCACCTCGCCCATCGAGATCAAGGGCGACGGCCAGGTCGAGTCGATCGTGCTGGGCCGCAATGAGCTGGTCGACGAGAACGGCCGCATCGTCGCCAAGGACACCGGCGAGCGAGAAGAGGTGCCGGCCCAGCTCGTCGTGCGTGCCGTCGGATACCGCGGGGTGCAGACGCCGGGGTTGCCGTTCGACGAGCGCAGCGGCACGATCCCGCACACCGACGGGCGAATCGAGGGCAGCCGCAACGAGTACGTCGTCGGCTGGATCAAGCGTGGGCCGACCGGTGTCATCGGCAGCAACAAGAAGGACTCCCAGGACACGGTGGACACGCTGGTCGCCGATCTGCAGGGGGCGGCGCTCGCGGATTTCGGCGACGACCACGCTGAGCGGCTGGCCGAATG from Mycobacterium sp. IDR2000157661 harbors:
- a CDS encoding FAD-dependent oxidoreductase, translated to MRPYHVAIVGSGPSGYFAAASLLKFADAAHKDEADAGQKKDVRVDMLEMLPTPWGLVRSGVAPDHPKIKSISAQFDKTALDPRFRFFGNIAVGDHVQAAELAERYDAVIYAVGAQSDRSLGIPGEDLDGSVAAVDFVGWYNAHPHFEEMAPDISSGRAVVVGNGNVAIDVARILVTDPDVLATTDIADHALKSLHDRGVEEVLIIGRRGPLQAPFTTLELRELGDLEGLGEVDVIVDRADLADITDEDLEAAGKTVRNNIKVLRGYAEREVKGAKRRIVFRFRTSPIEIKGDGQVESIVLGRNELVDENGRIVAKDTGEREEVPAQLVVRAVGYRGVQTPGLPFDERSGTIPHTDGRIEGSRNEYVVGWIKRGPTGVIGSNKKDSQDTVDTLVADLQGAALADFGDDHAERLAEWLVERQPKVVTDDHWRLIDEHERTTGEPHGRPRVKLTSVAELLRIGHG